The following coding sequences lie in one Phycicoccus duodecadis genomic window:
- a CDS encoding GntR family transcriptional regulator, producing the protein MNVIPVTIDRASPVPLYHQLAEQLTASIEDGRLQPGDAFENELALAQRLDLSRPTVRRAIAELVSRGLLVRRRGVGTTVASQVIHRRDELTSLYDDMVRRGHQPTTQVLSFSTVAVDPVAAEALGVAANTPLVSVERLRTVGDTPTALMHNWLAPRFADLDPEQLVDTSLYALLRARGARPVIAHQTIGARRPGARERRLLGLAAGDPLLTMTRRAYAADGTAVEFGDHSYRYDQYAFDVTVHEG; encoded by the coding sequence GTGAACGTCATCCCCGTCACCATCGACCGCGCGAGCCCGGTCCCGCTCTACCACCAGCTCGCCGAGCAGCTGACGGCCTCGATCGAGGACGGCCGGCTCCAGCCGGGGGACGCGTTCGAGAACGAGCTCGCCCTCGCGCAACGCCTGGACCTGTCGCGCCCGACGGTCCGCCGTGCCATCGCCGAGCTCGTGAGCCGGGGGCTCCTCGTGCGGCGACGCGGCGTGGGCACCACGGTCGCGAGCCAGGTCATCCACCGTCGCGACGAGCTCACCAGCCTCTACGACGACATGGTGCGGCGTGGCCATCAGCCGACCACCCAGGTGCTGTCGTTCAGCACGGTGGCGGTCGACCCCGTGGCGGCCGAGGCCCTCGGGGTCGCGGCGAACACCCCGCTCGTCTCGGTGGAACGGCTGCGGACGGTCGGTGACACCCCGACGGCGCTCATGCACAACTGGCTGGCCCCCCGCTTCGCCGACCTGGATCCCGAGCAGCTCGTGGACACCAGCCTCTACGCGCTGCTGCGGGCCCGCGGGGCGCGCCCGGTCATCGCGCACCAGACCATCGGCGCGCGTCGCCCCGGCGCGCGGGAGCGGCGGCTGCTCGGCCTGGCGGCCGGTGACCCCCTCCTCACGATGACCCGGCGCGCGTACGCGGCCGACGGCACCGCCGTCGAGTTCGGCGACCACAGCTACCGCTACGACCAGTACGCCTTCGACGTCACGGTCCACGAAGGCTGA
- a CDS encoding transaldolase family protein gives MNPSPLRTMTETTPTALWNDSCTMSELAAAIGWGAVGATCNPVIALAAIRSDLPRWLGRIAEIAAEKPTLSESQIGWQVVEEVSVEAAKLLEPAFGEHAGRNGRLSMQTDPRLHRDAGALVEQAEHFASLAPNVIVKIPATSVGIEAIEEATARGVSINVTVSFTVSQAVEAGAAIQRGLDRRRAEGGDTASMGPVVTIMVGRLDDWMKTVVERDGIDIEPEHLEWAGVAAFKRAYGVFRERGYQARLLAAAYRNQLQWTELVGGDIVLSPPFAWQERFQASGYEPVARIDEPVDPDVVASLQTIPDFVRAYEVGGMTPREFDDFGATRVTLRQFLEADEALDHIVRDVLVPAP, from the coding sequence GTGAACCCCTCGCCCCTGCGCACGATGACCGAGACCACTCCCACGGCCCTGTGGAACGACTCCTGCACGATGTCCGAGCTCGCCGCCGCGATCGGCTGGGGGGCCGTCGGCGCCACCTGCAACCCGGTCATCGCGCTGGCGGCCATCCGTTCGGACCTGCCGCGCTGGCTCGGCCGGATCGCCGAGATCGCCGCCGAGAAGCCGACCCTCAGCGAGTCGCAGATCGGCTGGCAGGTGGTCGAGGAGGTCTCCGTCGAGGCCGCGAAGCTGCTGGAGCCCGCCTTCGGCGAGCACGCCGGCCGCAACGGGCGGCTGTCGATGCAGACCGACCCCCGGCTGCACCGCGACGCCGGCGCCCTCGTCGAGCAGGCCGAGCACTTCGCCTCCCTGGCCCCGAACGTGATCGTCAAGATCCCCGCGACCAGCGTCGGCATCGAGGCGATCGAGGAGGCCACGGCGCGTGGCGTCAGCATCAACGTGACCGTCTCGTTCACCGTCTCGCAGGCCGTCGAGGCCGGCGCCGCCATCCAGCGCGGGCTCGACCGCCGCCGGGCCGAGGGCGGCGACACCGCGTCGATGGGGCCGGTCGTCACGATCATGGTCGGCCGCCTGGACGACTGGATGAAGACCGTCGTGGAGCGCGACGGCATCGACATCGAGCCCGAGCACCTCGAGTGGGCCGGGGTCGCGGCCTTCAAGAGGGCCTACGGGGTCTTCCGCGAGCGGGGCTACCAGGCGCGCCTCCTGGCCGCGGCCTACCGCAACCAGCTGCAGTGGACCGAGCTCGTCGGAGGCGACATCGTGCTCTCCCCCCCGTTCGCGTGGCAGGAGAGGTTCCAGGCCAGCGGGTACGAGCCGGTGGCGCGCATCGACGAGCCCGTCGACCCGGACGTCGTCGCGTCGCTGCAGACCATCCCGGACTTCGTGCGTGCCTACGAGGTCGGCGGGATGACCCCCCGCGAGTTCGACGACTTCGGGGCCACCCGCGTCACCCTGCGCCAGTTCCTCGAGGCCGACGAGGCCCTCGACCACATCGTGCGCGACGTCCTCGTCCCGGCCCCCTGA